ACGATCGATCTCGGCCATGCGATGGGTGATGTAGACGATCCCGAGACCCTGGTCGCGCAGGGACTCGATCAGATCGAACAGCGCCGCTGCCTCCTGGTCGGCGAGCGAGGCGGTCGGCTCGTCGAAAATCATCACCTTCGCGTCGTGCAGCAGTGCCTTGGCGATTTCCACCATCTGCTTGTGGGCGCGTCGCAGTGTGACGATCCTCGCATCGGGGTCGAGGGCAAAGCCGAGCTTGCCAAGAATGGCGTCGGCCGCTTGTCGCATGGCCGTTTTGTCCAGCCGACCCCGGCGCATCAATTCCCGTCCGAGAAAGAGATTTTCGGTGACGGTCAGTTCGGGGATCAGGCTGAATTCCTGGAACACCGCGGAAATTCCGGCGCGCTGCATCCTGGCCGGCGTGGCGTTCTCGATAGTCTGCGACAGGAGCCGATATTCGCCTTCGTCGGCCTGCAAGACGCCGGCCATGATCTGGATGAGCGTCGATTTCCCGGCACCGTTCTCGCCAAAGAGCGCGTGGACTTCACCCGCTTCGAGATCGAAATCCACGCCTGACAGCGCCGCGAATGCGCCGAACCGTTTGACGATTGCCCGCATCGAGAGGACCGGGCTTGACGATACGGGTTCTTTCGAACCCGTATCGTCCGTGTTGGCAGTCTTCATCAACATGACTTTCAATCGACCGAATAGACTGGCTTCCAGCCGGCGGGAGCGAAGGAGCGGGTCAGATCGATAGTATCGATATTGTCCTTGGTCACAATACTCATCGCCGGATTGAGGTGCTTGTAATGCTCCTTCTTTTCAAGGATTCGGACTGCGAGGTCGACCGCGATACGGGCCTCCATAACAGGCGACTCCGTAACCGTCGCGGACACGTCGCCTTTCTTGACGAGATCGACGATGCCCTCGTTGGAATAATAGGAGGCGATCGTGACGTCCCGGTCGATGCCGGCTTCCTGAAGCGCCTGCTTGGCGACCTCGGCCGTCACCGCTGTGCCGTAGATGATGCCGACATCGTCATAGGTCTGGAGGGCATCCTCCACCAGCTGGAGCTGGATGCTCTTGCCGGTGTCGCCGTATTTGGCGTCCGCGAGCTCGATCTTGGAGTCCTTGATACCGAGCTTCACGCCCTCGGTTGATGCCTCTGCCCAGCCGGAACCCTGCGGACCGGGAAAATGCAGCAGTTTGACGGGATCCGCGCTATCCTTGAATTTCTCCGCCAGGAATCTTGCGCCGGCTGCGGCCGCGACGTCGTAGTTCGCATAGATCTTGGCATCGGCCACGTCGCCCTGCAGCGGATTGATCACGCCGACCTGCACGATCCCCTTCGCCTTGCCCTCGGCCATGCTCTTGGCGAGACCCGCCTCCGAGATCGCGCCGATGATGATGGCATCGACGCCGAGCGCCACGCAGTCGTTATACTGTGCCACCTGCTTGGCGGCTTCGGTATAACCGCCGGCCTGGAAGATCGTCGCCTTGACACCCAGCGCCTTGGCCTGGTCGGCAATGCCGTAGTCGACGCCCACCCAATAACTGTCCTTCATATGCGGGAAAAGGACACAGATGTGCCATTTCTTCGATGCCTTATCGAGGCCCTGATAGGAGACCGTCTTGCCGGCAACGACATCGGCCACGTCGAACGGCCAGGTATCGGTGGCATGCGACAGGGTAGGGGAGAGAAGCGCCAGTAAGCCTGACAAAATCACTTTCTTCATGTTTGTGCGTTTCATTGGTTCCGACCTCTTTTATTTGATTATGTTTGCACGCATGAATTTATACTTCGACGCGTCCACAGTATGGAATGCGGTCCGCCAGCATTTCGAGCGTCGAAAGGCCCTGAGGTTGTTTTCCTTCCCCGCCATGCGCAACACCTGCCAACGTAGCAGAGAGACGGGGAAATACATCATTTCTGCGCGAACAAATTCTGGTTCCACTGCGCACAGTCAGGGACGTTCAGTCACCAGAGTTTCACAGTCTATACTGCCTGGTTTATGAATAGATACGCGCGCGCGACGTTTTGCATTCTATGGATGAGGCGAGGAACGTTCTGCAATTTTCGATTCGATTGCCCGTGCGCATTGCCTGTTCTGGGCTCGGTAATGACGGGTCCTATGCCAGGATTGACGAGATTTTATGCGCCTGGTGACAAGACACCCGCCTATTTCATGCTATCTTCGGAAAAAGAACGAATGGGAACAACTGGTGAGACCGGTAACAGCCGGCCGCCGCCTTCGCAAAGGAGGATGAGACATGCATTATTCGACGGCCAATTCCAGCCCTGGGGCTCGCGCGGGTTACTGGAAAGACATCATCTCCAACGCGTATTTCCCGCTCGACCTCAAGTATCGGGACGAAGACCGGTTCAACGGCGGTTTGGACTATTGGTCGATGGGGAGCGTATCGCTTTCCAGAATTCAATGCGACGCGATCCTTTATAAGCGCCACGAACGGCAGATCGTCACGGAACGTGAGAAGAGCTTCCTGGTCACCATCCCCGATCTTGCCGATATCAGATTTGCCCAGGACGGTCGGGAAGTCTCCTGCGCACCAGGCGGATTTGTGCTCGAACGCGGCGATGCGCCTTATGAATTCAGTCACCCCGGTGCCAATCTGCTGTGGGTTTTCAAGGTGCCGGCCGCAGCGCTGAGGGCGCGTGTCGGGCCGCCGGAGCGGCTTTCGGCGATGTCCTTCGATGCCACCAAAGGTGTGGGCGCCTATTTCGTGGATGCGGTGCGGACAAGCGCTCGCCGGATCGCCGAGATGGATTCCGCCGCGCATGAAGTGGTTGGGCAACACCTGATCGATCTGCTTTGCCTGGCGATCCAGGGCGACGAGCGTGTGCTGAGCAGCAATCTCAGTTCCGTACGGTCGGCGCATCTGTTCCGGGCCGAGCAATTCATTCGCGGCCAACTCAACAAGCAGGAACTGCTTCCCCAGGATATCGCCGATGCTTGCGGCATCTCGCTCAGATATCTCCAGCGGCTTTTCACCGACAGTGGCCGGTCGATCTGCGAATGGATCCGCGAGCAGCGGCTGCTGATGTGCGATGAGGAATTGCGCAAGAAGAATTCGCAGCTGACGATCTCCGAGATCGCCTACAATTGGGGCTTCTCCGACCAGTCGCAGTTTTCCAAGCACTACCGGGCCTATTTCAGCCGCTCGCCGAGCGAAGCGCGCCTGCAATACCGGCAGCAGACTTTCTGCTGATCCATGAAATCTAGCTGGCCGCAGCGAGCGGCCATCCTGCCAAAACCCAACTTCTGCATGAAAGCGGCAATCCGTTGCGTCAGCGAACGGTCTCCGCTTGCCTATAGAAAGGACATACAATGGAGACCATCCGCGTTGCGGTGGATGTCGGCGGCACGTTCACCGACATCTGCATCCTCGACGAAACAACCGGCGAGATCAGGATCGAGAAGACGTCCTCGACGCCGGATCCGATCGACGGGATTATATCCGGGATCGAGCATGCAAAGGTCGATCTTTCGCAAGTCTCGATGTTCTCCCACGGCACGACCGTCGCGACCAATGCACTGATCACCCGCCGCTTGCCCCGCACCGCCATGATCTGCACCGAAGGTTTCCGCGACGTGATCGAGATCCGCCGCGCCAACAAGCAGGATCTCTGGGACGCCTACAAGGATGTCGCCAAGCCTTATGTGCCGCGCAAGGACCGGCTGACGGTCGCCGAGCGTGTCGATGCGTCCGGCAAGGTGCTGACACCGCTCGATGAAGACGGCGCCCGGCGCGTTGCCCGCATCCTCAAGAAACGCGGCGTAAAGGCGGTATCGGTCTGCTTCATGAACGCCTTCGTCAACGGTGAGAACGAGCGGCGCATGCGCGCCATCCTGCGCGAGGAAGTGCCGGGCCTTCCGGTTTCGATTTCATCGGAAGTCATGCCGGAGATCTTCGAGCATGAGCGATTCTCGACGACGGTGGTCAATGCGGTGCTGAGCCCGGTTGTCGTCGACTACACGACGCGCCTCGGCGACAATCTGCGCAGCAAGGGCTACAAGCGCGACCTGTTGTTGCTTCACACCGGCGGCGGCGTGATGACGCCGAAGAGCGTGCAGGATTTCGCCGCGCGTCTGGCCGGCTCCGGCATCGCCGCAGGCGCGATTGCCAGCCGCTATATCGCGATGCTCTGCGGCTATCCCAATTCCATCGGCCTCGACATGGGGGGCACATCGACCGATGTGTCGATGGCCTATGAGGGCGAATCCCGCATCAGCAAGGACTGGTACATCGAATTTGGCTATCCGATCCGCTTTCCCAGCATTGAAGTCCTGACGATCGGCGCCGGCGGTGGATCGCTCGCCTGGCTCGACGAGGCGGGATCGCTCCGCAACGGCCCGCAATCCGCCGGTTCCCAGCCCGGACCGGCCTGCTATGGCAACGGCAATGTGGTGCCGACCAATACCGACGCCAATGTCGTGCTGGGCCGGCTGGGTACGAGCCTGGCAGGCGGCAAGCTGACGCTCCGTCCCGAACTCTCGGAGGCGGCCGTTCGCACCGGTGTCGCGGAGCATTTCGGCATCGATATCCATGTTGCGGCGGAGTCGATCATCAAGGTCGCCAATGCCAATATGGCGAATGCCGTCCGGCTGATTTCGATCAGCCGGGGCTATGATCCGCGTGATTTCGCGCTGGTTGCCTTCGGCGGCGCGGGCGCGCTCCATGGCGCGGCGGTCGCACAGGAACTGGCCATCCCCGTCGTCATCGTGCCGCCCAATCCCGGCGTCACGTCGGCTCTCGGCTGCCTGCTCGTCGATATCCAGCATGATTTCTCCGACAGCTTCATGGCGGATGCCGCCAGCACGAAGCCCGAAGAGATGGAGGCGGCATTCCAGCGGCTCGAGAAGGAAGCGCTCGATCGGCTGATCCATGAAGGCGTGGCTCCAAAGGACATCGTCCTCCAGCGCAGTGTCGAAATGATGTATCAGGGCCAGTGGCGCTCGCTTGCCATATCGGCGCCGGGCAAGGTGGTCGATATCGGTCTCCTGATCGAAAGCTTCCATCGCGAGCACGAGCGGGAATACAATTTCCGTCGCGACGACGCCCCGGTCGGTCTGTTCCGTGTCGCGCTCAAGGCCATCGGCACGGTGCCCAAGGCGCAATTGTCCGAGCACAAGCCCAGCATGGAAAGACCCGGCCCCAAGTCGCGGCGCCCAGTCTGGTTCGAAGGCGAGCCGCATGACACACCGGTTTTCGAGCGCAGTGAATTGCCGGCCGGTTTCAAGATCACCGGACCCGCGATCGTCGAGCAGTTCGATTCCACCGTCGTCGTCCCGCCGAACACCACGGCCGTGGTCGATAAATATCTCAATATTCTCATTCACCTCCAGGGAGTTGCCAGATGAACGGCGAAAAGTTGGACGGGCTCGATCCCGTCACGTTCGAAGTGCTCAAGAATTCGTTCATCACCTCGGTCGACCAGATGGCCGAGCAGATGCTGAGGACCTGCTATTCCTTCGTGATCTACAATCGCGACTTCTCGAACGGACTGCATGATGCCGAGGGCAATTCGGTGGCGCAGGGCACGCAGGATATCGCGGTGCATGTCGGGACGCTGCATTTCACCTGCAAGGAGGTCATCCGCGCCTTTGAAGGCGACATGCTGCCCGGCGATGTCTATGCCATCAACGATCCCTATGCCGGCGGCACGCATTTCAGTGATGTCCGCTTGATCCGGCCGATCTTCGACGAGGACGAACTGATCGGATTCAGCCAGTCCAACGGCCATTGGTCGGATCTCGGCGGCAGTGTGCCGGGTTCCTTCGATGTCACGGCCAAGGATATGTTCCGCGAAGCGCTGCGTATCACGCCGGTTCGGTTGTTCAACGGCGGGCGTTTCTGCAGCGATGTCGCAAACCTCATTGCAGCCAACACTCGCGACCCGCGGTCGATCATCGGCGATATCCACGCCCAGGCGCAGGCAACCCACGTCGCCGAGCGCGATGTGCTGCGGCTGGTCAAGAAATATGGCCGCAAGACGGTTACATCAGGCATGGCTGCCGTTCAGGACTATGTCGAACGCGCCATGCGCCAGCGTATCGCCGCCCTGCCTGACGGCACCTGGGAAACCGTCGACTATATCGACCGCGATCCGGCCGCGGGCGAGGGCATGATCCCTATCCGCATCAAGATGACGATCAAGGGCGACAAGGTCTATTACGACTTCACCGGCAGCCATGGAACGATCGGATCGATCTACAACTCCGCGCCCGGCGCCACCTTCTCCGCCGTCGCGGCCGGCATGAAGACCTTCTTCCCGGATCTCCCGCTCAACAGCGGCTTCTACCGGATCTTCGAGATCGTCAGCCCGGAAAACAGCGTGGTGAGCGCCCAATGGCCGGTCGCCGTCACCGGCTTCCTGATGCCGTTCGAGAAAATCATGAATTCGATCTTCGAAATGTGGTCGAAAATCATCCCCGAACGGGCGATTTCCTGCTCGTTCAACCTCGAATATCTACTCACCGGCGGCCATGACCTGCGCCGCGCCGACAAGCCGATCTTCATGTTCTACGACTGGCTTCCCGGCGGCTGGGGTGGTCGCAACGGGCTGGATGGCTGCAATGCCACGACGGCCTGCTTCGGCACCGGCCTGATGGCACAACCTGTCGAGGGGCAGGAGCGCGTCAACCCGGTCCTGACGACGAAATTCGAGATCAAGCAGGATTCAGCGGGGCCTGGAAAATTTCGCGGCGGCGCCGGCGTCGAGAAAACCTCCGTGCTTCTCGAGGCAGAAAAATCAGTCATTTCGTACATCTGCGACCGCGAGCGGGCGGTGGTCTGGGGCACCAATGGCGGCCTGCCGTCGATGCCGCACGGATTGACACTCCGCCGTGCGGGCGAGGATCGGGACACCTGGCTCGGCTCGGTCTTCTCGGATGTGCCGCTGCGGACCGGCGACATCTTCTCCCGGCCGACCGCCGGCGGCGGCGGCTTCGGCGATCCCCTCGAGCGCGATCCTGACAAGGTTCGGGAGGATGTCGAGCAGGACTACGTGTCCGTCATCCGCGCCCGCAGGGACTATGGCGTGGTTCTCACTGTCGTAGACGAAGATCTTGCCGAATACGCGGTCGATCTCGAGGCGACCGACCGAGAGCGGGCATCCATCCGTGCCGAGCGCCGCAAATGGGCGGCCATGGACCCGGCGATCGTCGCGGACATGTACAAGTCTGGCGATATCGATGCGCTCGACGCCGTCAGGCACTATGCCGTCATTCTCGATTGGGACAATGGCGATGTGCTGCCCGAGACCACGCGGCAGTTCCGCGAGATGCACGAAAAGCGAACAGTCTCGCACTGGAAGTAAGGCGCCTGGTGACGACGCGTTTTCCCCAAGCGTGTCGTGGCCTTTCGAGCCGACGAGAGAAGGTGCAAGTGCCGATGGGATCATCCCCGATGACGATCAGAGAATTCATTGCCGCAACAAGCGTGGAACAGGCGGTGTCGGCTCTCACCGACCACGCCGGTGCCAGCCTGCTGGCCGGCGCGACGTGGACGATGCGGGCAAGACTCCGTGGGGAGGATTTGCCGGAAACAATTGTATCAATATCAGGCATTGCCGAGCTCGGAGAGATCCAAATCGGAGTGGATCGGCTTTCCATCGGCGCCTGTGTCACGCATGCGGGACTCGCTGTCGCATTGGCGGCGTCGGGCGAATTTCAGGGACTTGCCGATGCCGCGCGCCAGTCCGCCAATCCGGCGGTGCGATCGATGGCCACCGTGGGCGGCAATCTTTGTACCCATGATTTTGCCGCAGCCGATCTCGTGCCCGCGCTGCTCTGTCTCGATGCCATGGTTGAATATCGCTCCGCGCAGGGCGTGGTCGTGATAGGCCTCGAGGAATTTCTTCAGATGCGGATGACGCTAGGCCCGGGACTGGTCACAGGGGTGAGCGTGCCGCGCGGAAAATTCCGCTCAGCTCATGCGCGGCTACCGCTTCGCAAGGCAGGCGACTATCCAGTCGCAATCGTCTCGGTTAAGGCGGATCGTCATCCAGACGGCACCTTCCATGAGGTGCATATTGCCGTTGGATCGGTCGAGCCAGCGGCCCGCCGGTGGTACGCGCTTGAAAACGCAATAGAGGGCAGGGCGCTGGCGCCTTCGCACATGGGCGCGATGGCCGGGGAAATATCCAAGGGCTTTTCGGGGCGCGATGGCATCGAGGCTCCGGGCTGGTATCGCGTCCAGGTGTTGCCCGTATTGGTGCGCCGCGCTTTTGAAGATCTCTGCCAGCAGGGGGGAAACTGATGGCCGTCAGCCTCAGTATCAATGGCGATGCGTATACCTATCATGGCGACCCCCTGACGCCGCTTGTCGATGTCTTGCGCAACGAAGCGCTATTAACTGGCACCAAGGCGGTGTGCGGCGAGGGCTTCTGCGGCGCGTGCATGGTGCATCTGGACGGCAAGCCCACTGTCTCCTGTCTTTGTCCGGTTGGTCTTGTTGCCGGGCTGAACGTGACGACAATCGAGAGCATTGCCGCCGGAGATGTTCTCAACCCCATTCAGCAGGCGCTCGAAGATCTCGACGCCGTTCAATGCGGAATGTGCTTTCCCGGCATAGTGATGACGCTGACTGCTTTCCTCGATCAAAATCCAAATGCGGACCGCGCGGCGCTCAAGGCAGCGCTTTCGGGCAATATCTGCCGCTGCACGGGCTACGAGCGGATCATCGATGCAGCACTTGTGGCGATGATGAACACGGAGCGCCCGGAATGAACATGGCAATTCCTCCCGAAGGTGCAGTCAGGAATCTCGCCCGGCGCGACGCGCGCGACAAATTGAGCGGCCGGACGCGCTACACCATCGACCAGGCCGGACCCGGCACGCTGCAAGCCGCGATCCTGAGATCGCAGGTCGCATCCGCACGCATCCTCGGCATCGACACTTCCATGGCCAAGGCGATGCCCGGCGTGCGTGCGGTGATCACGGCCGCGGATGCACCCGGCCGGCACGGAATAGGCGTTATCGATCATCCGCTGTTTGCCTGCGATGTTATCCGCTACTACGGCGAGCCGATCGCCGCCGTTGCCGCCGACACGATCGAGCAGGCGCAAGCGGCTGCGGCAGCCATTCGGCTCGAAACCGAGTCCCTGACTCCGGTCTTGAGCATGGCGGAGGCACTGGTATCGGGTGCTCCGCTCGTCCATCCCGATTGGAAGAGCTACGTGGTACAGCTTGATGGTGTCGCGCGCGAGGGCAATGTCGCCTGGGAGGCCAAGGTCATCCGTGGCGATACCGATGCCGCCTTCGCGCGGCCCGATGTTGCCATTGTCGACAGTTGCTTCACTGTCGGCCGCCAAAGCCATGTGCCTTTCGAGCCGCGCGCGGCCGTCGCCACCTTCGAGGATGGCCGCTTTCACATCATCTGCTCTACACAGGTGCCCTGGACCGTCCGCAAGGTGACGGCCGAAGTCCTTGGCGTCTCCTCGTCGCAGGTGCGGGTAACCGTTCCTCCTGTCGGAGGCGGTTTCGGCCTCAAGTTCGACTGCACGATCGAGCCGATCGCGGCGCTGCTGGCGAAGCGAACGGGCCGGCGCGTGGCCATGATCAATTCCCGCTACGAAGAGACGATCACCTGTCTCTGCCGCGAGAATGCCGAAATCCGCATCCGGTCCGCCGTGACCGGGGAAGGTGAGATCGTCGGCCGTGAAGCGACGGTGCTGATGGATTGCGGCGCCTATGGTGGCGAGCAGATATTCCTGACGACGATGACCGCCCACACGCTGGGCGGCAATTACAAGCTCGGCTCGGTGCGTCTCAACAGCCGCGCGGTCTATACGAACACCACGCCCAACGGTGCCTTCCGCGCATGCAACGGCGTCTACAATACCTTCGCGCTCGAGCGTCATACAGATGAAATCTGTACGGCCATCGGCATGGATCCGCTGGAATTCAGGCGACGCAATGTCCTCGGTGACGGGGATATCGGCGCGACTGGCCAGGTGTTCGAAGGCGAGGTCCTGCGTCCGATGCTCGAGCGGATGGAGGCACTGAAGGCGAGCCTGCCGTCGAAAGCGCCGCTGGCGGACGGGCGGCTCTATGGCCGGGCGACGACCGTCGGCACGTGGTTCATCTTCGTCGGTCCCTCCGCCGCAACCGTCAATCTCAATGCCGATGGAAGTGCCACGCTGGTGACATCCGGCGTCGAGATCGGTTCGGGCAGCATGGTTCAGTCGCTGCCGCAGATCGTAGCGGCGGAACTCGGCATCCGGCCGGAGGACGTCGTGGTCAAGGCAGCGGATACGGATGCGGCGGGTCTCGACCTCGGCGTCGGCGGCGGACGCACCACGGTCTCCATTGGAGCGGCGAGCCTCAAGGCATGCGAGGAAGTCCGCAACAGGATACTGCCGGTCGCCAGCGAAATTCTGCAGACGCCGCGCGACCAATTGGTGCTCGCCGATGGCCGTGTCGAAATCGCGGGCCGGAAAGGGGCGGGCACGACTATCGCCAAGGTGGTCGAGCGCGTCCAGCAGCTTTCGGGGCCGGTAATGGGTTCAGGCGCCTTCACCAAGCCGGGCGTGCAGGCGATGGCCGGTTGCGCCATGGCGCATTTCATCGATGCAATCGATATCCCAGTCTTTGCCGTCCACGATTGCGAGGTCGCTGTCGACCCGGAAACCGGACATGTCGAGGTCCTGTCCTATTCCGTGGTGCAGGACGTCGGCCGGGCGCTCAATCCTCGTGCGATCCACGGCCAGATCCAGGGCGGGGTGGTCCAGGGGCTCGGCTATGCATTGCATGAAGAGGTGACCATCGACGCAGGGGGCCGCATCGCCCAATCCGGCTTTGAGACCTACAGGTTGCCATTGGCGCAGGATGTCGTGCCCGTGGTCGTTGATCTTTACGAAGGCGCCCCTTCGATCGGTCCGCTCGGCACAAAAGGCGCGGGGGAGGTACCAATCCTCAATGTCGGGGCCAGCGTCGCCTGCGCGGTCGCGAATGCCACGGGCAAGAAGGTTGAGAGCCTACCGCTCACACCGCCGCGCGTCCTTGCGTTGCTATCCGGAACCAACGCCCCACTTAATCCCGGACATATCGACGTTGTTTGGCGCAAGAATATCATCCCCTGATGTCGCCGCGGCATTTTCGCTCGATTTTGACGGATGATCTCTATTCGGGAATATGGAACGCACGAATCTTGGCACCAAACGCCGAAAAATTTCGCATTGGCGCGGATACAGTTGTCATCGCAGAAGTGCATGGAACGTACGCAATAACAGTAGGCTGCGGTTCGATTCCTATCAAGGCGTTCGTAAATGTATAAAGCGGAAATGATTTTCCGTCTTCTCGGCTCAATATCTCCCAGACCGATCGTCCCGATCGGGATGAATATGAAGCCATTGTGCAAGAAATTGCGAAATCATCCCGATCGGTTCGTTTCCTTGATAGTTGGCTCATGAAGTGGTAATTTCGTCCCGAAAAGGGACGATGATGGACACTGTTAGCGACACCAATACGCTTGGAATGCTTATTCGGGCTGAGAGAAAATCTCAGAGCCTCACCCAAGAGCAGCTTGCCGGCATTGCTGGAGTTGGTGTTCGATTTGTGCGTGAGCTCGAGGCCGGCAAGGAGAGCTGTCAACTTGGTCGAGCGTTGCAGGTGGCCCAAACACTCGGCCTTGTCCTGTCTGTAAGCACCAGACGGGAGAGATAATCGTGACTCGATACTTGGACGTCTATTTCAGCAACATAAAGGCCGGCACACTCGGCCAGGACGCCGACGGGACGCTTACCTACTCATACGACGTCGAGTATCTTCGAGATGGAGGAGTCGCGGCGATTTCCTTCTCAATGCCGTTGAGGGAAGAGCCCTACCTCGACCAGATCGTTCGCCCATTCTTCTCGGGCTTGCTTCCCGATGAGGGCGCCCGACAGCGTCTTGCGGGCGCACTTGGCCTCTCGTCCGGCAATGCATTCGGTTTACTCGAAGTGATCGGCGGCGAGTGTGCAGGTGCATTGTCTCTCCATCGCGCTGGCGAGGCGCCTGCATTGAATGACGATGAGGGGGTCGAGGAGCTTAGCGGCGAACGACTGAGTGATGTGATCGGCAAATTGCGCAGCCGTCCCCTCCTGGGTGGCGAGGAAGGGGTTCGCCTCTCGCTTGCGGGCGCGCAGGACAAGCTCGCGGTCATCGCGCAAGACGACACCATTGGCTTGGCCAAGGGTGGCCGTCCGACAACCCACATTCTCAAACCGGTGATCCAAGGCCTGGAAGGAACTGTCGAGAATGAGCTTTTTTGTTTGCGTCTTGCTGATCGCCTGAAACTACCGGTTCCTACTGCAGAGATGCGGTGGAGCAACGAGACAGCCTTCTTGCTCATTGAACGTTATGACCGTGCCCGGGCGAGCCACGGACGTATTGACCGGTTGCACCAGGAGGATTTTTGCCAGGCGCTGAGCGTGCCACCAGAACTCAAATACGAGGAGGAGGGCGGTCCTAGCACGGAACGCTCAGTTGATCTCATCAACCGAGCCTGCGGTCGCCCGGCCGCAGACCGCCTACGCTTCATCAGGATGCTGATTTTTCACTACCTTGTTGGCAATGCGGATGCCCACGGGAAGAACTATGCCTTACTCTATGACGGTAAGTCTCCAGACCTTGCGCCGCTCTATGATGTGGTTTGCACAGCCGCCTATCCCAGACTGGCCAAGAAGCTCGCAATGAAGATCGGTGGTCGGGCGGTTCCAGACACGACCCAACTGAAACACTGGCTGACCCTCGTCCCCGACACAAAGGCGGCACAACGTCTTCTCGTCAGCGATATCGCAAATCTCGCTGGCAACATTGAAAGCGAAGCCGACGCGCTGTTGCTTGAGTTCTCGGATGCGGGCGTCAAGCACCCGGTCCTCAAAGCAGTGCGCGGAATTGTTGGAACCCGCGCCGCACATCTGCAGAGGATTATCGAGAGGGTGTGAGCAGGCCGCTTATGCGGCCTCCCACACACGGTTCAGGATCTTCGCTGCCAGTGCGGCCTTATCTTGAGGCAAAAATCGCCCATAATGTTGCGCCACCATGTCCGGCGTGTCCTGGATGGCATAACTTGCCTGCTCATAAGAGCCGGTTTGCTTCAAGATATGGGTCGCTAGGACGTCTCGAACATTGTGCGGTCCATGC
Above is a window of Rhizobium sp. TH2 DNA encoding:
- a CDS encoding type II toxin-antitoxin system HipA family toxin; this encodes MTRYLDVYFSNIKAGTLGQDADGTLTYSYDVEYLRDGGVAAISFSMPLREEPYLDQIVRPFFSGLLPDEGARQRLAGALGLSSGNAFGLLEVIGGECAGALSLHRAGEAPALNDDEGVEELSGERLSDVIGKLRSRPLLGGEEGVRLSLAGAQDKLAVIAQDDTIGLAKGGRPTTHILKPVIQGLEGTVENELFCLRLADRLKLPVPTAEMRWSNETAFLLIERYDRARASHGRIDRLHQEDFCQALSVPPELKYEEEGGPSTERSVDLINRACGRPAADRLRFIRMLIFHYLVGNADAHGKNYALLYDGKSPDLAPLYDVVCTAAYPRLAKKLAMKIGGRAVPDTTQLKHWLTLVPDTKAAQRLLVSDIANLAGNIESEADALLLEFSDAGVKHPVLKAVRGIVGTRAAHLQRIIERV
- a CDS encoding type II toxin-antitoxin system Y4mF family antitoxin, with the translated sequence MDTVSDTNTLGMLIRAERKSQSLTQEQLAGIAGVGVRFVRELEAGKESCQLGRALQVAQTLGLVLSVSTRRER
- a CDS encoding xanthine dehydrogenase family protein molybdopterin-binding subunit, whose translation is MNMAIPPEGAVRNLARRDARDKLSGRTRYTIDQAGPGTLQAAILRSQVASARILGIDTSMAKAMPGVRAVITAADAPGRHGIGVIDHPLFACDVIRYYGEPIAAVAADTIEQAQAAAAAIRLETESLTPVLSMAEALVSGAPLVHPDWKSYVVQLDGVAREGNVAWEAKVIRGDTDAAFARPDVAIVDSCFTVGRQSHVPFEPRAAVATFEDGRFHIICSTQVPWTVRKVTAEVLGVSSSQVRVTVPPVGGGFGLKFDCTIEPIAALLAKRTGRRVAMINSRYEETITCLCRENAEIRIRSAVTGEGEIVGREATVLMDCGAYGGEQIFLTTMTAHTLGGNYKLGSVRLNSRAVYTNTTPNGAFRACNGVYNTFALERHTDEICTAIGMDPLEFRRRNVLGDGDIGATGQVFEGEVLRPMLERMEALKASLPSKAPLADGRLYGRATTVGTWFIFVGPSAATVNLNADGSATLVTSGVEIGSGSMVQSLPQIVAAELGIRPEDVVVKAADTDAAGLDLGVGGGRTTVSIGAASLKACEEVRNRILPVASEILQTPRDQLVLADGRVEIAGRKGAGTTIAKVVERVQQLSGPVMGSGAFTKPGVQAMAGCAMAHFIDAIDIPVFAVHDCEVAVDPETGHVEVLSYSVVQDVGRALNPRAIHGQIQGGVVQGLGYALHEEVTIDAGGRIAQSGFETYRLPLAQDVVPVVVDLYEGAPSIGPLGTKGAGEVPILNVGASVACAVANATGKKVESLPLTPPRVLALLSGTNAPLNPGHIDVVWRKNIIP